The genomic DNA CGGTCGCCGGCGTCCATTTCGTGCTGTGCCGGCTGTCGCCGCATGCCGACTGCGTCGTCGGCGGCGACAGCTTCCGGCTGAACGGCGACACCATCCGCATCGCCGACATCGACGCGCCGGAGGCCGACGAGCCCGGCTGCCTGGACGAGGCGGCGGCAGCGACGCGCGCGACCTACCGGCTGCAGGCGCTGCTGAACGCCGGCGGCTTCCTGCTGTCGCCGGCCGAGGGACCCGACCGCGACGACCACGGCCGCGCGCTCCGGCTGGTCAGCCGCGACGGCCGCTCGCTGGGTGCGATGCTGGTCGCGGAAGACCTCGCCCGCGCCTGGGACGCGCCGGCGGTCGCCTGGTGCCGCTGACCCGCGCCGTCAGCCGGCGCGCAGGGTGCCGAAGGTCACCCCGCGCAACAGCTGGCCCTGCAGCACGTAGGTGACGGCGACCACCGGGATCAGGAACAGCGTCACCACCGCCGCCATCATGCCGTAGTCGGCGCTGCCCGACGGACCCATGAAGATGACCATCGCCGCCGGCACGGTGCGGCTGTCGCCGTCGGTCAGCAGCATGGCGTAGAGCAGCTCGTTCCAGGTCAGCACCAGCGCGAACACGGCGGTGGCGGCGAGCCCGCCGCGCACGTTGGGCAGGACGATGCGGAAGAACACCGCCGCCTCCGCGCTGCCGTCGAGCCGGGCCGCATCCGCGATGTCGCGCGGCAGCTCGTCGAAGAAGCTCTTCATCATCCAGATGGTGAAGGCCAGGTTGAACGCTACATAGACCGCGACGATGGCACCGTAGCTGCCGATCACCCCGGCCAGGCCGGCCAGCAGGAACAGCGGCATCGCCAGCACGATCGGCGGCAGCATCCGCGTCGCCAGGATCGCGATCAGCAGCCCGCCGCTGCCGCGCGGCGGAAAGCGGGAGAAGCCGTAGGCCGCCGGCGTGCCGATCAGCAGCGCGGCGGCGACCGCGGCGCCGACGATGGCGAAGGAGTTGACGAAGTACCAGTAGAACTCGGTGTCGCGGATCGAGGCACCGACCATCGCCGGTTGCACGAAGATGCGGGTGAAATTGTCCAGGGTCGGCCGGAACCAGACCAGGTCGAGCAGGAACGCGCCGAAGCCGTCGGCCTCGGCCAGCACCTGGTTGCGGGTCTTGAAGGCATAGCCGACGATGGCGACCAGCGGCAGGCAGTAGGCCGCGGTGACGAGGCCGGCCAGCGCCGTGCGGCCCCAGCCGGCGTGGCCGACCGGCCTAGGCATCGGCCTTGGCGCCTTCCTCCGCCGGCGGCAGCACGTCGATGGCGGCGACGGTCTGGCCGACGATGGCGGCTTCGCGGAACTCGGTCTTCTCCTCCGGCGACGGCGCCGCCCGGCGCGGCAGGCGATAGAGCGCGAAGCCGGCCAGCCCGACGTAGACCGCCGCGGTGTAGGCGAACAGCGCCGGCGGCCCGAACGCCGCAATCGCCGCCGAAGCCGCCAGCGGGCCGGTCACCGCACCGATCGACCAGATCAGCAGCAGGCCGCCGGCGACCTGCACGAACTCCTCGCGCGGGACGACGTCGTTCACGTGCGCCACCGCGATGGCATAGAGCGAGAAGGCGAACAGGCCGAGCGCGAAACCGGCCGGCAGCATCAGGTCGGGCAAGGCGATCGCGGTCGTTGCCACGCCGACGCCGGCCAGCGCGCCGCAGACGGCGCCGCCGATGATGACCAGACGGCGGTCGACGCGGTCGGACAGCCAGCCCAGCGGGAACTGGCCGATCGCCCCGCCGAGAACCGAGGCGCTCATGAACAGCGCAGCATAGTCCGCCGCCGCCTTGCCCGCGTCCGCCGTGTCGGCCGCCACGGGCGCCAGCGCCTCGGCGAACACCGGGCCGTATGCCCAGAAGGCACCGTTGGTGAGCCCGACCGCGAAGCAGCCGACCACGCCGACCGGCGACGTGCGCAGCAGCCGGCCGAG from Alphaproteobacteria bacterium includes the following:
- a CDS encoding carbohydrate ABC transporter permease codes for the protein MPRPVGHAGWGRTALAGLVTAAYCLPLVAIVGYAFKTRNQVLAEADGFGAFLLDLVWFRPTLDNFTRIFVQPAMVGASIRDTEFYWYFVNSFAIVGAAVAAALLIGTPAAYGFSRFPPRGSGGLLIAILATRMLPPIVLAMPLFLLAGLAGVIGSYGAIVAVYVAFNLAFTIWMMKSFFDELPRDIADAARLDGSAEAAVFFRIVLPNVRGGLAATAVFALVLTWNELLYAMLLTDGDSRTVPAAMVIFMGPSGSADYGMMAAVVTLFLIPVVAVTYVLQGQLLRGVTFGTLRAG
- a CDS encoding MFS transporter, whose amino-acid sequence is MLRALVPVAALLSSVALLLVGNGLQTTLLPLRGQAAGFDSLALGILGSSYFLGFLAGCLFGPRVVARAGHIRTFAAMVSIASCIALAHALLVLPLTWWLLRAGTGMCFAVLYMVIESWLNDKASNETRGVVFSVYVVINLTMITAGQLLLLLDRGGTIALYLIASILVSLAAVPVALTRSDAPAPMPAARLDLGRLLRTSPVGVVGCFAVGLTNGAFWAYGPVFAEALAPVAADTADAGKAAADYAALFMSASVLGGAIGQFPLGWLSDRVDRRLVIIGGAVCGALAGVGVATTAIALPDLMLPAGFALGLFAFSLYAIAVAHVNDVVPREEFVQVAGGLLLIWSIGAVTGPLAASAAIAAFGPPALFAYTAAVYVGLAGFALYRLPRRAAPSPEEKTEFREAAIVGQTVAAIDVLPPAEEGAKADA